aattatattactttctaagtggttgtttttctttaaatatatgtatttattcatgcgtcaaattgacacgtgttcgtagagataggtataaaGAAATGTCCGTAGACCTAGCGTTAAACTAATAGTTTTATGTATGCAGACGAAGAATTCTATTTTAAttcattctttttaataaagCTTGACTAATGTAATTTACTGATCAATATTTTTAGGCAATATAGATCTTTTATTgcatatttaacaattattaaacgTTTATTCCTTTCACAAACAcatcatatttatttttgcaacaAGCGAGATTTGTATTAATCATTTAATCGTTGAAAGCAATGttactttaaataataaaaatgttcacaATATTGTGTAGACGAAGGTAGAAATGAATGAtaattttgaatgactttacacTTATTCAAAGAAATACGGataaaaagaataatgaaaatttgttgAAGAAGCCATTTACGAGATAAGCGTATTTGCAAGGTGTTTAATGATGAAATATGCCTGTGTAGTTTAAAAACATGTACCACGTACGTCAATGCTATGTACGCAGTGGatcttcaaaaaatattttgaattcctGAAAACAAGAAATTCATGACTAATGTCATGTGCAAACTTTGCGAGTGTAGAAAgtataaattgggaaatttggggatttagggatttgggaatctgagaatttggggacttcagaatttggggatttggggatttgggaatttcggaatttggggatttgggaatttggggatttgggaatttggggatttggggatttggggatttggggatttgggaatttagggatttggggacttgggaatttgggaattcggggatttgggaatttggggatttggggatttggggatttggggatttgggaatttagggatttggggacttgggaatttgggaattcggggatttgggaatttgggaatttaggaatttcggaatttaggaatttaggaatttcggaatttgggaatttgggaatttggaaatttggggatttgggaatttgggaatttagggatttggggatttggagatttggggatttggggatttggggatttggggattcggggatttgggaatttgggaatttgggaatttggagatttgggaatttagggatttggggattcgggaatttggggacttgggaatttgggaattggggaatttgggaattggggaatttgggaattggggaatttgggaatgtagggatttgggaatttgggaatttggagatttaggggttcagggatttgggatatataACAGCTAAGAAGTAAAGTAGTACGTATTATGTATTAATCCTTTCACTGCGGCGCGATTTTGGAGTAATCCATCAACAGGGACGACGCGTCAGACGCATGTTGGTCGCTGCGCCGTGCAGACCAGTTACCATAACAGTATCCGGAAATTTCATACTATTCGTAGGACTTAAAAAACAATCATtgcaaattgttgaaaatagtaaaaataaatacagaaatatgtcgGTAATTTGCCAATAAGTCGGTAATCAAGTATGTATATTTGTCTACTATCTATATGATATCGCTCGTTTCAATTAgatcctcaaatgttaaaataatataatatctatataattattctttactgTTTTTTCTGCAATTACGATATCGTACACGTATATTAAAAGATCTTGTGTTGCATTTAAAGTTACCTCCTTGCTGTTtctcgttttaaaataaattcatttagtgttcaaattgtgttaattgtgttgtcttatatttaatagttttcaatattatattataaatctgtactcccatttccatcacaaattaattaaatatatctattattgatttattttaagtggccttttataaaaatgtagcaaaGCTACATCACATTCTTTGCATTCATACCTAGTTTCTCGACGAATTTTGTGTTTACTGCATACTGTACATTTTCGAGCaggattttttttttagaagatGGATTAAAATATGTGCTGGGAAAATGCCTTTCAATAAGACGTAATGGGCGTATATTTAGGTCTCTTgtatacgaggtgcgatcattaagttcacGGACTGGTCCCGTATATGCAGATATAGTTACCTTTTTCAAATTTGGCTGTTATCCCCTTCAATGTAATCCCCTTGGGCAACTATACACCGATCCCAGCGcttctgccatttttggaaagcttcctgAAAGTCTTCTTCTTGAAGCGTGTCAAGCACCTCctgcgattcgcgttgaatctcgtccaccgtgtAAAACCGCCGACCCATTagcttcaatttcattttggaGAACAAAAAGAAGTCACAGGGTGCCAAATCTGGTAAGTATGGAGGGCGACGAAGGACGATGATGTTATTTCGTGCACAAAACTCTTGTGTAACGAGTGCTCTGTGTGCTGGCGCGTTGTCGTCTTGGAGCACCCAATTCAGCTTTGCTCAAAATTTAAGGTCAAGATCATTTGTACCTCCCCAAATGACATCATCATGATATCGGAAATTTGGTTGATGGTGATGCGTCGATCTTCATGCACAATTGCCCGAATTTTTTCCATGTTTTCGGAAGTGTTGCACGTGAGTGGCCGCCCGGATCTCTCGTCGTCTTCCAAAGATGTCCTGCCATTTTTGAATCGTGAATGCCACTCAAAACAGCTCGTCCGACCCATTACTTCATTCTCGTAAGCCTGTTTTAACATTGCGTGCGTTTCGGTCGCCGATTTCCCGAGTCTCACACAGAATTTAATGTCAGCTCTTTGTTCCAATTTGGAGTTCATCGTAATTTCTCAGCGGAGCGCGCGCGTATGCtactataaaattgtataacacaCGATTTAATGAACatatcgcttccaaacttcgtgACATTTCTCTTGAAGATTGTTATTCATATATTCTGCGAGCGCATGTCAATTGTGTGAACcgtttggtcacagcagacacagtccaggaacttaatgatcgcaccttgTATGTATATCGATAAACATCTAGAACAATATTTACATCTTTCGTGTATATCGATAGACTTCGcaggacgtatatatacgtctttcgtagcgaaagggttaatagtgatacgtttaaaaaataatgaaatagtaaggTAATTTGACAGGCACTTTGCTCAAAGATTATAGTTATTTATTTGATGATAAACTACCGATAATACACTGAAAGTAGTAATCGTTGCAAGTATATCTTCATACAGTATACAAATATAACGTAATAACCCATATTTACGTAAACGATAAACACATATTACTCATCATCGACAAATTAAAGACAAACGAAGCAAATATGAAGACGGGAGTAAGTATAAAATGAATGCTACTTGAAATAACATGACACTCGAAGGAAGAATTCAACGAAtagtgtaaaaatataaaaaactacAATGACCCGTTTTCTCTTTGCGTTGTTCGTCGCTCTGGCAGTTTTTTCTGTTTGTAAGTACAAAGCATACTAAAATCATATTTTCACTACAACGAGCACATGAAATGTTTCTTTTAATTGTACTTTAAAAATCTAATGTGCTTTTTATGATTAAGTTACTTTTGTCGATTAATCATtacttatgaatattattaaaaaaatattaagagaaCTGCATGTTTATTTTGGTAACAATTCAATTATTGAGTATTATAGAACAAATATTTGCTTAAGAAGCTCGCTGTTATTTTGTAGCTGATATACGATACAGCGTTAAATACGTATATATAATCTGTTCGTAAATAATGTTTAATAGTTGAAGTCTAATCtagaaataagtatagaaaataaTGAGTAAGGAATTATACACTAAACTGTCATTTCATGTTATTTgatttttttgaaaatgaaagtgacatgaatattatgattatgtatgtaattaaaatgttgaaaaattatgattatGTAAAGATATGGTTGAGGAAAAAATcttgttcaaaattattattaccaaattcagaaattttaaatctttcaagcttttaaatttccaaattttctaatatagcttggaattttctaatcttccaaatttgtacgctttcaattttttaaatttccaatcttcaagttcatattttctcgaatttccaaatcgccaaaagttctcaattttttaaatttctcaatcttcgagcttttaatttctcaaatttccaaatgtataagttttcaatttcttaaatttctaaatctacaaaatctcaattttttaaatttccaaatcgccaaaagttctcaattttttcagtttctaaatcttcgagcttttaatttccaaaatttccaaatctccatattctcaatttctcaaatttccaaatctgcatattttcaattttctaaatttgtatatttccaagttctcaattttcaaaatgtccagatttccaagttcataatttcaaaatgtccaaatctccaaggttataattttcaaaatttccaaatattcaagtgcctaaattttcaaatctcgcgATTAAAAAATATCCtcatctccaaaatttcaaaaaaaacaaatttctaGTTTCCCAAGTAagtatatccctaaatttcccaatttctgaaagtcgaattttctttttaaaaaccttcaatttctaaatgtctttatcttcaaactaaaaaatttcaagtataaGATGTCTAGCACCTTATCGCAGTTGACCTTCCACTACTTGTCTATTTGTATCACTAATAAATAAACATGAGTTGGAAATTACATACGAATACGTACAAAACTCGCggttgttaaaataatttatccAATTGCCCTTGTAATTTATCAACACCAAAACTGCAAGATGAAATTCTAATGAATCGTTATCAACTTGAAACAGTGACTTTGGTTGACGCGCAATGCGGCGAAAATCAAGTTTGGGATAATTGTGGTAGTAGCTGTCCAACGACTTGCGAAGATTCTGGTCCAAAAACATGTATCATGGCGAGTATTTTTGTATCCTActattatatcatttttcatGTACTGATGTATGTCCCAAGAAATTACAACTTTTATCAAGAAACCGAAAAGTCGTTTCAAAATCAAAGCAATGGATAAAAGACGAAATGTAGAAAGTTATGTTATAAGTACAtaacttaatattatatatattgtattatttactGTATTATAATGTGTAATAATATCATTATATCTGGAATAATATCATTATATTATACTAGTAAAACCTGGCAGACGTTGCCCTGTCTGTCCATATTTATTGACCTCCGTACATATAAAAATGGCTTATCTGCATGCAACCTAGAATCTATAATTCGTTGTAGAAAgatgttgaaaaatgaaagatagCTTGTACCAATGAGATTTCATTGTTTGTGTTGGTATAAGTTgatgatatacatttttttattaagaagTCGCTCTGTAATTGAACTAACTTAAAGTCCATTTTTTGTAAGATTATCGAGAACCACCTCAGGTACATACCCACCAAATTATGTCTGTCTATgacaggggtcggcaacctgcggctcgcgagccatATGCGGCTCTTTGGATGTGAAGCTGCGGCTCTTTAGTTCCAtacgcaaatattatttattttatcaaaaaaaaaaaaaaaaaaaaatttaaaaatcgtttTGAATCGATTAACGAGGATTAGGCACCGATTCTATCTCTCAACCACTTGTACTCGCTTTTCACCGCATCCCTCCGCCGTGACACGCGTCGTCGCTGTCGTCAACTGTTAGTGTTAtaagtaaatgtttaattgttttaattttttacttaaataataagtaattatctaataatgccatatatattatctaatttgttgtgaaaaacactacttatatacgaataaatagatattttttcttatgaataaatagattAGTTTTCTTTTATCAAAAGACTTTATTTATGCGAGTACTATTTATTGTTGGCAAGACAAAATTTTGTGGctctttaaaaactttgaaattttgtaaattgtaatttttgactcttccgactcaaaaggttgccgacccctgatcTATGATTATTACGTaccgaattatttcatttttatttgtttgctACGTCCCTTTTTGCCCCGCCCATTTTTTATATACCTAAAAACCTTCTCCATGGAAAAATACAAATGTGTGCCAACTTTCACCGTGATTGGTCAAACGGTGTCGAAGTCTATTAATTTCGTACATACAAACTtccatttttatatatgtatatagattaTGAAGTTGTAATATAACTTCAAAGTGAATGATAATGATACTTCAAAAATGTCTCTTTCTGAGTACATaggtataaatatgtatatcagAAAATGTACATTTAGTATACATCCACACATATATTTAGTATGTTTAGTATACATGTGGATGTGTGTATGCATGCATATGTGTGGATATGTGCATATGAGTGCATGTATATGAATAATTATATCGAATGTATTGTACAGTATATCTGTTTTAACTAACAGATTCAAATATTATACACAAAATCAGATGAAGGTTGTATGATAACAAGGGAACATACCTTGTCAACCTTAATGCATCCCGTGAAGGTTGTACCAAGTTTCTGGGTTAAATGGACAGCTTGTACTATACCGTACCCACATGACATATTTATCTCGTGCATTTAATCCTCTTATCGTCTAATCACATAAATCGTAAATTTATGTTTCAGCAATGTGTTGCTGGCTGCACATGTAAGGAAGGATTTGTTAAAAACAGTGTTGGAGCTTGCGTCTCGCCATCTCAGTGTTAATTGCCCGCAGAATAGGTTATTTTGGATATGACTTGATTGCTTcccataaaattttcattttcggtCCGAGAAAAGCAGAGTATGCTTACAGTATGCTTATGTAATAGTTAAATAAACTATTTGGTTGAATTGCATGGGAATGTAGTATTTTCTTTTTCACTTTATTGTTAACATCTGGAAGCTTTCGAAgctgtttataaatttatattattataacgtAGATATCTACATTATTCAATTAAGTAAAATGTGCTCTTCAAATCAGCtttgcaattttcatttttaattttctttgcattTTTGCGACTTTGTctgaaatataatacatatacatattcgaCGTGAAAGAAATGAAAACGCTTGCTAAATTATGTATATAACAGATTTGAAAGAAATATATGAATGTGAAGCAAGAAGGTTTATTActgtgaaataaataatat
Above is a window of Megachile rotundata isolate GNS110a chromosome 1, iyMegRotu1, whole genome shotgun sequence DNA encoding:
- the LOC105661802 gene encoding chymotrypsin inhibitor-like, which translates into the protein MTRFLFALFVALAVFSVLTLVDAQCGENQVWDNCGSSCPTTCEDSGPKTCIMQCVAGCTCKEGFVKNSVGACVSPSQC